In Pseudonocardia sp. C8, one genomic interval encodes:
- a CDS encoding acyl-CoA synthetase: MDTSFTPETTALAARARRQGIGDLLNRTVRRTPGKLAVVAGDLRVTYAEFDTAVNRCAHALTDRGLVKGDRLAVLSHNCWQYAVLVYATAKLGVVLVPVNFMLGADEIAYILTHSGAGGMIVEDALVPTAEKALATAGVTGGVRGRISPSGCGAAEGWEDVDPWWGAGPVEPPDVAVNDDDPLRLMYTSGTESRPKGVLLTSRSLISQYVSCIVGGGMSADDVEVHSLPMYHCAQLDCFFGPDVYLGATSVILPGPDPATLLATIEREKVTKLFCPPTVWISLLRHPDFDTADLSSLRKGYYGASPMPVEVLREIQERLPDVALWNFYGQTELAPVAAILGPDEQLERAGSAGRPALNVETVIVDDDDRPVAPGEVGEIVHRSSHAMLGYYQDEAKTAEAFAGGWFHSGDLGVMTADGCLTIVDRKKDMIKTGGENVASREVEEALYELGGVAEVAVFGISHPHWIEAVAAAVVPRDGSTLSVDDVRDFARATLAPYKRPKYVVLAESLPKNPSGKVLKRDLREQYAGLVDADAEAGR; the protein is encoded by the coding sequence ATGGACACCTCCTTCACCCCCGAGACGACCGCCCTCGCCGCGCGTGCCCGCCGCCAGGGCATCGGTGACCTGCTGAACCGCACCGTCCGCCGCACGCCCGGCAAGCTCGCCGTCGTGGCCGGGGATCTCCGGGTGACCTACGCCGAGTTCGACACCGCCGTCAACCGGTGCGCGCACGCGCTGACCGACCGCGGCCTGGTCAAGGGTGACCGGCTCGCGGTGCTGTCGCACAACTGCTGGCAGTACGCCGTGCTCGTGTACGCGACCGCGAAGCTCGGCGTGGTGCTGGTGCCGGTGAACTTCATGCTGGGCGCCGACGAGATCGCCTACATCCTGACTCACTCCGGCGCCGGCGGCATGATCGTCGAGGACGCCCTGGTGCCCACCGCGGAGAAGGCGCTGGCCACCGCGGGTGTCACGGGCGGGGTCCGCGGGCGGATCTCCCCGTCCGGCTGCGGCGCGGCCGAGGGCTGGGAGGACGTCGATCCGTGGTGGGGCGCCGGACCGGTCGAGCCGCCGGACGTCGCCGTGAACGACGACGACCCGCTCCGCCTGATGTACACCTCCGGCACCGAGTCCCGGCCGAAGGGCGTGCTCCTCACCTCCCGATCGCTGATCTCCCAGTACGTCAGCTGCATCGTCGGCGGCGGGATGTCCGCCGACGACGTCGAGGTGCACTCGCTGCCGATGTACCACTGCGCGCAGCTGGACTGCTTCTTCGGCCCGGACGTCTACCTCGGCGCGACGTCGGTCATCCTGCCCGGCCCGGATCCCGCCACCCTGCTGGCCACGATCGAGCGGGAGAAGGTGACCAAGCTGTTCTGCCCGCCGACGGTGTGGATCTCGCTGCTGCGTCACCCCGACTTCGACACCGCGGATCTCTCCTCGCTGCGGAAGGGCTACTACGGGGCATCGCCGATGCCGGTCGAGGTGCTCCGGGAGATCCAGGAGCGGCTTCCCGACGTGGCGTTGTGGAACTTCTACGGCCAGACCGAGCTGGCACCGGTGGCCGCGATCCTGGGGCCGGACGAGCAGCTGGAACGGGCGGGCAGTGCGGGCCGGCCCGCACTGAACGTGGAGACGGTCATCGTCGACGACGACGACCGCCCGGTCGCGCCCGGCGAGGTCGGCGAGATCGTGCACCGCAGCTCGCACGCCATGCTTGGCTACTACCAGGACGAGGCGAAGACGGCGGAGGCGTTCGCGGGCGGCTGGTTCCACTCCGGTGACCTCGGCGTCATGACCGCCGACGGCTGTCTCACGATCGTCGACCGCAAGAAGGACATGATCAAGACCGGGGGCGAGAACGTCGCCAGCCGCGAGGTCGAGGAGGCGCTCTACGAGCTCGGCGGGGTGGCGGAGGTCGCCGTGTTCGGGATCAGCCACCCGCACTGGATCGAGGCCGTGGCCGCGGCCGTCGTTCCCCGGGACGGCAGCACGCTGTCGGTCGACGACGTGCGGGACTTTGCCCGGGCCACGCTCGCGCCGTACAAGCGCCCGAAGTACGTCGTCCTCGCGGAGTCGCTTCCCAAGAACCCCAGCGGCAAGGTGCTCAAGCGCGACCTGCGCGAGCAGTACGCCGGCCTGGTCGACGCCGACGCCGAAGCCGGCCGGTGA
- the mftD gene encoding pre-mycofactocin synthase MftD (MftD, an enzyme found in the mycofactocin biosynthesis locus, performs an oxidative deamination of 3-amino-5-[(p-hydroxyphenyl)methyl]-4,4-dimethyl-2-pyrrolidinone (AHDP). The resulting compound, now called pre-mycofactocin (PMFT), is a biologically active redox cofactor that can oxidize the non-exchangeable NADH of TIGR03971 family SDR-type oxidoreductases.), which yields MPKPNWLQNPWRQNPWFESVAVAQRRARKCLPAPVYGALVAGSERGQTVEDNEAAFREIGFAPHVAGHRAERAMTTTVLGQEIALPVMISPTGVQAVHPDGEVAVARAAAARGTLMALSNFASKSVEEAVAANPQTLFQMYWTGSRDVMIQRMQRARAAGAVGLIATLDWSFSMGRDWGSPEIPEKVDLRTMIRMAPQVVVRPRWAARFARAGIPDLTAPNLAPPGGAAPTFFTAYYEWMTTPPPSWDDVAWMREQWEQLGGGPFVLKGVCRVDDARRAVDAGVTAISVSNHGGNNLDGTPAAIRMVAPVAAAVGDQVEVLLDGGIRRGSDVVKALALGARAVMIGRAYLWGLAANGQAGVENVLDILRSGIDSALLGLGLSSVHELEPDHLLVPDGFHRALGVPSASVPTSLIHTTDE from the coding sequence GTGCCCAAGCCGAACTGGCTGCAGAACCCCTGGCGGCAGAATCCCTGGTTCGAGTCGGTCGCGGTGGCGCAGCGCCGCGCGCGCAAGTGCCTCCCGGCCCCCGTGTACGGGGCCCTGGTCGCGGGCTCCGAACGCGGCCAGACCGTCGAGGATAACGAGGCCGCGTTCCGGGAGATCGGGTTCGCCCCGCATGTGGCGGGGCACCGCGCCGAGCGAGCGATGACGACCACCGTGCTGGGACAGGAGATCGCGCTTCCGGTGATGATCTCCCCGACGGGGGTGCAGGCCGTGCATCCGGACGGAGAGGTCGCCGTCGCGCGGGCCGCCGCTGCCCGCGGCACTCTGATGGCGCTGAGCAACTTCGCGAGCAAGTCCGTCGAGGAAGCCGTTGCGGCGAACCCGCAGACGCTGTTCCAGATGTACTGGACCGGCTCCCGGGATGTGATGATCCAACGGATGCAGCGGGCCAGGGCCGCCGGTGCGGTTGGCCTGATCGCCACGCTGGACTGGTCGTTCTCGATGGGTCGGGACTGGGGGAGTCCGGAGATCCCGGAGAAGGTCGACCTCAGGACGATGATCCGGATGGCGCCACAGGTCGTGGTCCGTCCGCGGTGGGCCGCCCGGTTCGCCCGGGCGGGCATCCCCGACCTGACCGCACCGAACCTCGCCCCACCCGGTGGCGCGGCACCGACGTTCTTCACCGCCTACTACGAGTGGATGACCACGCCGCCGCCGTCGTGGGACGACGTGGCGTGGATGCGCGAGCAGTGGGAGCAGCTCGGTGGGGGCCCGTTCGTGTTGAAGGGCGTGTGCCGGGTCGACGACGCCCGGCGGGCGGTGGACGCGGGGGTCACGGCGATCTCGGTGTCCAACCACGGCGGCAACAACCTCGACGGGACACCCGCCGCGATCCGGATGGTCGCCCCCGTCGCGGCCGCCGTCGGGGACCAGGTCGAGGTGCTGCTCGACGGGGGCATCCGGCGCGGCTCGGACGTGGTGAAGGCGCTCGCGCTGGGTGCCCGCGCGGTGATGATCGGCCGGGCGTACCTGTGGGGCCTGGCAGCCAACGGCCAGGCCGGCGTCGAGAACGTCCTGGACATCCTGCGCAGCGGCATCGACTCGGCCCTCCTGGGCCTGGGGCTGTCCTCGGTCCACGAGCTGGAACCCGACCACTTGCTCGTCCCCGACGGCTTCCACCGTGCGCTCGGTGTGCCCTCGGCGTCGGTGCCCACCTCGCTGATCCACACCACGGACGAATGA
- a CDS encoding alpha/beta hydrolase — protein sequence MPSLGEAVGGLAAALGQGQVVAREAAALGGELVRVALGRSSVAPAKGDRRFTDPAWSQNPVYDRIGRGYLATTRAVDNLTDALAERGTDPHRVEQARFATGILTSALAPTNFLPTNPAALKRAFDTGGRSLLRGLRNIAGDVRHNGGMPSMVERGVFEVGRDLAATPGAVVDREPVGELIQYRPSTERVRRRPVLVVPPPIGRYYFLDLRPGRSFVEYAVGQELQTFLLSWRNPTAEQGDWDLDTYAARVSSAIDTVREITGSDDVNLVGFCAGGIIATTVLNHLAATGDRRVRSMSYGVTLLDFGEQAPIAAFQSAGLLRLARERSRRTGIITSRQMGAAFTWMRPDDLVFNYVVNNYLMGDKPPAFDVLAWNADGTNLPGALHCQFLDVFRDNLLVTPGGLTVLGSPVHLKDITVPTFVTGAVTDHLTPWKGCYRTTQLVGGQSTFVLSYSGHIASLVNPPGNPKAHYWTGGPPGPDPDAWWAGATRQQGSWWEAWTTWLDPHAGECTTAPAELGSTTHPVLDPAPGRYVRDRT from the coding sequence ATGCCGTCGCTCGGGGAGGCGGTCGGTGGCCTGGCCGCGGCGCTGGGCCAGGGACAGGTCGTCGCCCGCGAGGCCGCGGCACTGGGCGGGGAGCTCGTGCGGGTCGCGCTGGGCCGCTCCTCGGTCGCACCGGCCAAGGGCGACCGGCGGTTCACCGACCCGGCGTGGTCGCAGAACCCGGTCTACGACCGGATCGGACGCGGCTACCTCGCCACCACGCGTGCGGTGGACAACCTGACCGACGCGCTGGCCGAGCGCGGCACCGACCCCCACCGAGTCGAGCAGGCCCGGTTCGCCACCGGCATCCTGACCAGCGCCCTCGCCCCGACGAACTTCCTGCCCACCAATCCGGCGGCGCTCAAACGCGCCTTCGACACCGGAGGGCGGAGCCTGCTGCGCGGGCTGCGCAACATCGCCGGCGACGTGCGGCACAACGGCGGGATGCCGTCGATGGTGGAGCGCGGGGTGTTCGAGGTGGGCCGCGACCTCGCGGCGACACCGGGCGCGGTCGTGGACCGCGAACCCGTGGGCGAGCTGATCCAGTACCGGCCGAGCACCGAACGGGTACGCCGGCGGCCGGTGCTGGTCGTGCCGCCGCCGATCGGGCGGTACTACTTCCTGGACTTGCGCCCGGGCCGCAGCTTCGTCGAGTACGCGGTCGGCCAGGAGCTGCAGACGTTCCTGCTCAGCTGGCGCAACCCGACCGCCGAGCAGGGCGACTGGGACCTCGACACCTACGCCGCCCGGGTGTCGTCCGCGATCGACACGGTCCGCGAGATCACCGGCAGCGACGACGTGAACCTCGTCGGGTTCTGCGCGGGCGGGATCATCGCCACCACCGTGCTCAACCACCTCGCCGCCACCGGTGACCGGCGGGTGCGCAGCATGTCCTACGGGGTCACCCTGCTCGACTTCGGCGAGCAGGCCCCGATCGCGGCGTTCCAGAGCGCCGGGCTGCTGCGCCTGGCGCGGGAGCGGTCGCGCCGGACGGGGATCATCACCAGCCGGCAGATGGGCGCGGCGTTCACCTGGATGCGCCCCGACGACCTGGTGTTCAACTACGTGGTCAACAACTACCTCATGGGCGACAAGCCGCCCGCGTTCGACGTGCTGGCCTGGAACGCCGACGGAACCAACCTGCCCGGCGCGCTGCACTGCCAGTTCCTGGACGTCTTCCGGGACAACCTGCTGGTCACACCCGGGGGGCTCACCGTGCTCGGCAGCCCGGTGCACCTCAAGGACATCACCGTGCCCACCTTCGTGACCGGCGCGGTCACCGACCACCTCACCCCGTGGAAGGGCTGCTACCGCACCACCCAGCTCGTCGGCGGCCAGAGCACGTTCGTGCTCAGCTACTCCGGGCACATCGCCAGCCTGGTCAACCCGCCCGGCAACCCGAAGGCGCACTACTGGACCGGCGGCCCGCCCGGACCCGACCCGGACGCGTGGTGGGCCGGCGCCACCCGCCAGCAGGGCAGCTGGTGGGAAGCCTGGACGACCTGGCTCGACCCGCACGCCGGCGAGTGCACCACCGCTCCGGCCGAGCTGGGTTCCACCACCCACCCGGTCCTCGACCCGGCACCCGGCCGCTACGTGCGCGACCGGACCTGA